The following are encoded together in the Kiritimatiellia bacterium genome:
- a CDS encoding PEGA domain-containing protein, translated as MKIGLLTGLTVLALTAGAETSAPLKIALLDFENQAGVSADKNLVGNISPQAVANKGAFALMGLLANNPGFVLIDRRDFIGQMKSIQLKDGEKTTTLKPSFLRAAQALNADAVLKGCLLSYSPGKQIVNQGGYKTEFTTLSLRITLQALDTRDGAVIASSEGSASQNYRQSDVQQTVVGEDQLLDLLQNAMKKAVPALNQSLQTRFAGEKNRPTVKLSVKTDADPALVEIDGLLIGTTPLNNFQVYAGDHILSVGKAGYQDVTKAMLLKADTAVEVPLFRTKLSAEEVKGVLDKARINVVTGTMEPAVIIGTVDAETGK; from the coding sequence ATGAAAATCGGACTACTGACAGGTTTGACAGTTCTGGCGTTAACCGCCGGCGCGGAAACATCGGCGCCGTTAAAAATCGCCCTCCTGGATTTTGAGAACCAGGCCGGCGTTTCCGCGGACAAAAATCTGGTGGGGAATATTTCCCCCCAGGCCGTCGCCAACAAAGGCGCTTTTGCCTTGATGGGACTGCTCGCAAACAATCCCGGCTTTGTCCTGATTGACCGCCGCGATTTTATCGGCCAGATGAAGAGCATCCAGTTAAAGGACGGCGAAAAAACCACCACACTGAAACCATCTTTCCTGCGCGCGGCCCAGGCGCTCAACGCCGACGCGGTCTTGAAGGGATGCCTTTTAAGTTATTCCCCCGGCAAACAAATTGTCAACCAGGGAGGATATAAAACGGAGTTCACCACCCTGAGTTTGCGCATAACCCTGCAGGCGCTGGACACGCGCGACGGCGCCGTCATCGCAAGCTCCGAGGGCTCCGCCAGCCAGAATTACCGCCAATCGGACGTGCAGCAGACCGTTGTGGGCGAGGATCAATTGCTGGACCTCCTGCAGAACGCGATGAAAAAAGCCGTCCCGGCCTTGAACCAATCCCTGCAGACGAGATTTGCCGGGGAGAAAAACCGGCCCACGGTCAAACTTTCGGTCAAGACCGACGCTGATCCGGCTCTGGTTGAAATTGACGGACTGCTGATCGGCACCACGCCCCTAAATAATTTCCAGGTGTATGCCGGCGACCATATCCTGAGCGTGGGCAAGGCCGGTTACCAGGATGTTACCAAGGCCATGCTCCTGAAAGCCGACACCGCCGTTGAAGTCCCGTTGTTCCGCACCAAGCTGAGCGCAGAGGAGGTCAAGGGAGTGCTGGATAAGGCCAGGATTAACGTCGTAACCGGCACCATGGAACCGGCGGTCATCATTGGCACGGTTGACGCCGAAACCGGCAAGTAG